The proteins below come from a single Malus domestica chromosome 03, GDT2T_hap1 genomic window:
- the LOC103418615 gene encoding RING-H2 finger protein ATL63, whose translation MFSPNNSTTNPLKQLVDAIFSYNGNVMLAAVVSLLLVILFVLVLHIYAKWFLAQAHHRRRGSSVTVSHVLGPNRFQNFHTFSLDANSATISNLSSSASSKGLDSKTISAIPLFVYKAEELEEMVEEENYKNRVLEMECVICLSLFEDNDMGRSLPKCGHCFHVECIDMWLGSHTNCPICRGPIAVDTTAERVAGEEESVVIDVLDSGYVSNCDIVHVGAMGTETESTPSSSSSSSSSSPLMVGYSLKRMLSRNRPESGKVFPTTNGSDQTDA comes from the coding sequence ATGTTCAGTCCCAATAACTCCACCACCAACCCCCTCAAACAACTCGTCGACGCCATCTTTTCATACAACGGCAATGTCATGCTAGCCGCCGTGGTCTCTCTTCTTCTCGTCATTCTCTTCGTCCTCGTCCTCCACATCTACGCCAAGTGGTTCTTAGCTCAAGCCCACCACCGCCGCCGGGGCAGCTCCGTCACCGTATCTCATGTCCTCGGCCCGAACCGCTTCCAGAACTTCCACACCTTCTCATTGGACGCAAACTCGGCCACCATTAGCAATCTTTCGAGCTCTGCTTCATCCAAAGGCCTAGACTCGAAAACCATCTCCGCCATTCCTCTATTCGTGTACAAAGCAGAGGAGCTGGAGGAGATGGTGGAGGaggaaaattacaaaaatagggttttggagatgGAGTGTGTAATTTGTTTGAGCCTGTTCGAGGACAACGACATGGGAAGGAGTTTGCCGAAATGTGGTCACTGTTTCCATGTCGAGTGTATCGATATGTGGCTGGGTTCTCACACGAACTGCCCAATTTGCCGAGGTCCGATAGCGGTTGATACGACGGCGGAACGGGTTGCCGGTGAAGAGGAATCGGTTGTGATTGATGTTTTGGATTCTGGGTATGTTTCAAATTGTGATATTGTTCATGTTGGAGCGATGGGTACTGAAACCGAATCGACACCTTCATCGTCTTCGTCTTCCTCGTCATCATCGCCATTAATGGTGGGGTATTCATTGAAGAGAATGCTGAGCAGAAATAGGCCGGAAAGTGGCAAGGTTTTCCCAACTACAAATGGGAGTGATCAAACAGATGCCTGA
- the LOC103407653 gene encoding zinc transporter 6, chloroplastic-like, translating to MASCVSDTARSLSCRDGRAAAHLKLISIAVIFVTSVVGISSPVLLSRYFQGKPAYDKATLVIKCFAAGVILSTSLVHVLPDAFLALSDCRVSSHHPWKDYPFSGLVTMIGALIALLVDLTATSHMESHSAVGGHGHGGYEVVPVGAREELVGKNSNLKGKNSKLAMDVEVAVAVGVESNSGGGSEEMLIRMKQRLVSQVLEIGIIFHSVIIGVTMGMSQNQCTIRPLVAALSFHQIFEGMGLGGCIAQAGFKFGTTAYMCFMFAVTTPMGIVLGMILFSVTGYDDSNPNALILEGLLGSFSSGILIYMALVDLIALDFFHNKMMSSNSWLRKTSFIALVLGSTSMSILALWA from the exons ATGGCGTCTTGCGTATCGGACACGGCTCGGTCCCTCTCCTGCCGAGACGGACGCGCCGCCGCGCACCTCAAGCTAATCTCAATCGCCGTCATCTTCGTCACCAGCGTCGTCGGCATATCGTCCCCCGTCCTCCTCTCCCGCTACTTCCAAGGCAAGCCCGCGTACGACAAAGCCACGCTCGTCATCAAGTGCTTCGCCGCTGGCGTCATCCTCTCCACGTCCCTCGTCCACGTCCTCCCCGACGCCTTCCTCGCCCTCTCCGACTGCCGTGTGTCATCCCACCACCCCTGGAAGGACTACCCCTTCTCGGGGCTCGTCACCATGATCGGCGCTTTAATCGCCCTCCTCGTCGACCTCACCGCCACCTCCCACATGGAGTCCCACTCCGCCGTCGGTGGCCACGGTCACGGCGGATACGAGGTGGTGCCTGTGGGGGCGCGGGAGGAATTGGTGGGGAAGAATAGCAATCTGAAGGGTAAGAATAGCAAACTGGCGATGGATGTGgaggtggcggtggcggtgggtGTGGAGAGTAATAGTGGTGGGGGTAGTGAGGAAATGTTGATCCGGATGAAGCAGCGGCTGGTTTCGCAGGTGTTGGAAATCGGGATTATTTTCCACTCGGTGATAATTGGGGTGACGATGGGGATGTCGCAGAACCAGTGCACCATCCGGCCGTTGGTCGCTGCGCTGTCGTTTCATCAGATTTTCGAAGGGATGGGACTCGGAGGATGCATTGCTCag GCAGGATTTAAGTTTGGGACAACAGCCTACATGTGCTTCATGTTTGCAGTGACAACTCCAATGGGGATAGTATTGGGGATGATCTTATTCTCTGTGACAGGTTATGACGATAGTAACCCTAATGCCCTAATCTTGGAGGGTTTGTTAGGCTCCTTCTCCTCGGGCATACTTATCTACATGGCTCTGGTCGATCTCATTGCTCTCGATTTCTTCCACAACAAGATGATGAGCTCTAACTCATGGCTGCGGAAAACGTCGTTCATCGCTCTTGTTCTTGGCTCTACCTCCATGTCCATCCTTGCCCTTTGGGCATAG
- the LOC103418603 gene encoding RING-H2 finger protein ATL66-like has translation MASENSQLFERHFSDLNSSDFHTYSQGHLLVLFFSLIFIIATLFFYAHWACIKGRLSTATASATNIASLPQVHQSLGLDAAAIDSLPVILHRSVVIANPSTVLDVEAIGIEFCICLGVFEGEEKVKVLPKCQHTYHSEYVDKWLTVQSSCPLCRLSLRVINSLWLI, from the coding sequence ATGGCATCCGAAAACTCACAACTCTTTGAGCGGCATTTCAGTGATCTCAACTCCTCTGACTTTCACACCTACAGCCAAGGCCACTTACTAGTCCTCTTCTTTTCTCTGATCTTCATCATCGCCACCCTATTCTTCTATGCTCATTGGGCTTGCATCAAAGGTCGTCTCTCAACAGCCACCGCTAGTGCTACAAATATTGCATCTTTGCCACAAGTGCATCAGTCGCTAGGGCTCGATGCTGCTGCCATTGATAGCTTGCCGGTTATCTTGCATCGATCGGTGGTAATAGCTAACCCTAGTACTGTTCTTGATGTTGAAGCCATTGGTATCGAGTTTTGCATTTGTCTTGGAGTTTTTGAAGGAGAAGAGAAGGTTAAGGTGTTGCCAAAGTGCCAACATACATATCATTCTGAGTATGTGGATAAGTGGCTGACCGTTCAGTCAAGCTGCCCGCTTTGTAGATTATCCCTCCGAGTCATCAACTCTCTTTGGTTAATATGA
- the LOC114823886 gene encoding probable N-acetyltransferase HLS1 — MGFQEAIIRSYDGLADRGRVEDLERRCEVGPSERVFLFTDTMGDPICRIRSSPMHKMLVAELDNQLVGVIQGSIKVVTVHHNKPPPNDQAKVGYILGLRVSPLYRRKGIGSNLVSKLEEWFIDNDADYAYMATEKDNLASVRLFMTKFGYIRFRTPAILVNPVRYRPRHVSSNVEIAKLKVEEAEYLYRKCMENTEFFPHDIEKVLGNKLSLGTWVAYPRGELRDFGVNGHLPESWAMLSVWNSGELFNLRLGNAPLSCLMYAKSWKWMARVFPCFKLLPSMPDFFIPFGFYFMYGLHHEGPLSGKLVRALCQFVHNMAATTSENCKVIVTEVGGCDPVRHHIPHWKLLSCFEDLWCIKALKSEDRRTNSVHEFTRTHPTKSLFVDPREV; from the exons ATGGGATTTCAGGAGGCTATAATTCGAAGCTATGACGGGCTGGCGGATAGAGGAAGAGTGGAAGATCTCGAACGAAGATGTGAAGTAGGGCCATCCGAACGTGTGTTTCTCTTCACCGATACGATGGGTGACCCCATATGTAGGATCAGAAGCAGTCCGATGCACAAGATGCTG GTGGCTGAGTTGGACAACCAGTTGGTTGGGGTCATCCAGGGCTCTATAAAGGTGGTCACAGTTCATCACAACAAGCCACCACCTAATGATCAGGCCAAAGTTGGCTACATCTTAGGCCTCAGGGTTTCACCGCTGTATAGAAGAAAAGGAATTGGGTCAAACCTTGTGAGCAAATTAGAAGAATGGTTCATAGACAATGATGCTGATTATGCATACATGGCTACGGAGAAAGATAACCTTGCGTCAGTCAGACTTTTCATGACAAAGTTTGGCTACATCAGGTTCCGGACGCCGGCGATTCTGGTGAACCCGGTTCGTTACAGGCCCCGCCACGTGTCTTCCAACGTTGAGATTGCAAAGTTGAAGGTTGAAGAAGCTGAATATCTCTACAGAAAGTGTATGGAAAATACTGAGTTTTTTCCTCATGATATAGAAAAAGTGCTTGGGAATAAGCTGAGTTTGGGGACTTGGGTGGCTTACCCTAGAGGAGAGTTGAGAGATTTTGGGGTAAATGGTCATTTACCTGAAAGTTGGGCTATGCTTAGTGTTTGGAATAGTGGGGAGCTTTTTAACCTGAGGCTAGGGAATGCACCCTTATCTTGCTTAATGTATGCAAAAAGTTGGAAATGGATGGCTAGGGTTTTTCCTTGCTTTAAATTACTGCCTTCCATGCCTGATTTTTTTATCCCTTTTGGATTTTACTTCATGTATGGGTTGCACCATGAAGGACCATTGTCAGGGAAATTGGTGAGGGCTCTCTGCCAGTTTGTGCACAACATGGCTGCTACCACTTCCGAGAATTGCAAGGTTATAGTGACAGAAGTTGGAGGCTGTGATCCAGTGAGACATCACATCCCACATTGGAAATTGCTCTCATGTTTTGAAGATTTGTGGTGCATAAAGGCCTTGAAAAGTGAAGATAGAAGAACTAATAGTGTCCATGAATTCACAAGAACCCACCCAACAAAATCTCTCTTTGTAGATCCAAGAGAGGTATGA